TGCCCGATCTGATCGGCGCATGAGCGTCTTGGTCAAACCGCGGTCCGCACTCCGCGAGGTCTGTTTCTGGCGGGAGACCGCGCCGCCCATCCCTTCATACGACGCTCGACCGCTACCCGTGCAGGCCGATGTCGTCGTAATCGGCGGCGGGTACACCGGGCTCTCCACGGCGCTGCACCTGGCGAAGAAGGGCGCTCAGGTGACCCTCCTTGAGCGCGCCACGTTGGGATGGGAAGCTTCGTCGCGCAACGGCGGCTTTTCTACCTGCGGTCTCAGCATCAGTGTGCAGGCAGCGGTCCGTCGGTACGGCTTGGCGCAGGCGCGGCGATTATTTCGCGCGGCGGTCGAGGCCGTCGATTGCGTCGAAGAAATCGTTCGGGCCGAGGGCATCGAGTGCAATTTTGAGCGGTGCGGGGGATTGCGGGCGGCCTCCAAGCCGTCACACTTTGAGCATCTTGGCGACACCCAGGTCCTGCTGGCGCGGGATTTCGGCTACGCGACCGAGCTTATTTCGCGCGACGAGCAACGCCGGGAGGTCGGCTCGGGCTCGTACCACGGCCTGTTGCTCGATCGAAAAGGGGCCGCGCTCCATCCGGGGAAATATGTCGCCGGGCTGGCACACGCGGCCGCCCGAGCGGGCGTGGATCTGCACGAGCGTGCGGACGCCACTGGGATCCGTCGCGTTCGAGGCACGCCTGGCGCCGGCTTCGACGTCACAATGTCGCGGGGTGTCGTTCGTGCCAAACAGGTGATGCTGGCGACCAATGCCCTTGGAGGACCGGTCCATCCCGGCGTTCGGCGGCGCATTCTCCCGGTCGGCAGTTACATCATCGCGACGGCACCGCTCGGCGACGCGCTGGCACGTGATGTCATCCCGCACGGCCGTGTCATCTCTGATACCAAGAACTTTTCGAGTTACTACCGGCTGACGCCGGACGGGCGTATGGCGTACGGCGGGCGGGCCCGCTTCGGGCAGTCCACGGCGGAGACGAATCGGATATCCGGCCGCAT
This genomic stretch from bacterium harbors:
- a CDS encoding FAD-binding oxidoreductase, with product MSVLVKPRSALREVCFWRETAPPIPSYDARPLPVQADVVVIGGGYTGLSTALHLAKKGAQVTLLERATLGWEASSRNGGFSTCGLSISVQAAVRRYGLAQARRLFRAAVEAVDCVEEIVRAEGIECNFERCGGLRAASKPSHFEHLGDTQVLLARDFGYATELISRDEQRREVGSGSYHGLLLDRKGAALHPGKYVAGLAHAAARAGVDLHERADATGIRRVRGTPGAGFDVTMSRGVVRAKQVMLATNALGGPVHPGVRRRILPVGSYIIATAPLGDALARDVIPHGRVISDTKNFSSYYRLTPDGRMAYGGRARFGQSTAETNRISGRILYETMARVFPQLAGVGVEYVWGGTVDFSFDRMIHAGQMDGVFYAVGYCGHGVQMATYMGRCMAEVMDGHPEANLFDSPFPVIPLYNGRPWFMPMIGAYYRVLDWLT